Proteins co-encoded in one Candidatus Woesearchaeota archaeon genomic window:
- the uppS gene encoding di-trans,poly-cis-decaprenylcistransferase, with protein MTHPTHVALLLKGHSSWNKGRLPTKELYEKVFSHARDAMHWQQEQNIPVMTLNLLSSTVKEREDFPEIMHALKSFFETLLSDKFIHEHQIKISIFGKWYDLPGRVSEAIKLVIDDTKDYDKYFFNLCVNYSGQQEIVDAAKIIALKVISGKTTMNNISSEDVKDTIYSSSFPPPDLLIKTGKKKKLYGFLLWDATRAHIHFANKPWMNFTQRDLLKAIKEWEKEN; from the coding sequence ATGACGCATCCAACGCACGTAGCATTACTCCTTAAAGGCCATAGTAGTTGGAATAAAGGACGTCTACCCACAAAAGAATTGTATGAAAAAGTATTCTCGCATGCAAGAGACGCTATGCATTGGCAACAAGAGCAAAACATACCCGTAATGACGCTCAACCTCTTAAGCTCAACGGTCAAAGAACGTGAAGATTTCCCTGAAATCATGCACGCTCTCAAATCATTTTTTGAAACACTCTTAAGCGACAAGTTTATTCACGAACACCAAATAAAAATTTCTATTTTTGGTAAATGGTATGATCTTCCAGGAAGAGTCTCTGAGGCAATAAAACTCGTTATTGATGATACCAAAGACTACGATAAGTATTTTTTCAACCTGTGCGTAAATTACTCAGGTCAACAGGAAATTGTTGATGCTGCAAAGATCATCGCTCTCAAAGTCATAAGCGGTAAAACAACAATGAATAACATCTCCTCAGAAGATGTAAAAGACACAATCTACTCCTCATCATTTCCCCCTCCTGATCTCTTAATCAAAACGGGGAAAAAAAAGAAGCTCTATGGATTTCTCTTGTGGGATGCAACAAGAGCACACATTCATTTTGCAAATAAGCCCTGGATGAATTTTACACAAAGAGATTTGCTCAAAGCTATCAAAGAATGGGAGAAAGAGAATTAA
- a CDS encoding prepilin peptidase, with product MIMETLFFSLVLIALIIGSVTDLKTREVPDQLNYFLIVSGLGLRTVLSIIYSDPFVIIAGLMGFASMFALAMFLFYTGQWGGGDAKLLMGLGAMIGMELSFTTFLVSFIINLIVVGAIFGLIYSIFLAYKHKTAFIKNWKNYPVRRFERYVVLAGLFPLLVGVFIPYALPLFALLTLLIIGSYYVLIFMKVVEHVCMIKKIPISKLTEGDWIVEDVVVGGEHICGPSDLGITDKQIERLKQLKIKEITIKEGMPFVPSFLVAYIITFYTGPWFVTLISGALS from the coding sequence ATGATTATGGAAACACTCTTCTTTTCTCTTGTTCTCATCGCACTCATTATAGGTAGTGTAACCGATTTGAAAACACGAGAAGTTCCCGATCAACTCAATTACTTCCTCATCGTCTCAGGTTTGGGACTACGCACAGTACTATCAATCATATATTCAGACCCCTTCGTAATTATTGCAGGGCTCATGGGATTTGCAAGCATGTTCGCACTTGCAATGTTTCTCTTCTACACCGGACAATGGGGTGGCGGAGATGCAAAACTCCTCATGGGCCTTGGGGCGATGATTGGCATGGAACTCTCTTTTACCACATTCCTTGTGAGTTTCATCATCAACCTTATCGTCGTTGGAGCAATTTTCGGACTTATTTACAGCATCTTCCTAGCATACAAGCACAAAACTGCATTCATCAAAAACTGGAAAAACTACCCTGTAAGAAGATTTGAGCGCTACGTCGTTTTAGCGGGTTTGTTCCCTCTTCTTGTAGGAGTTTTCATACCCTACGCACTACCGTTATTTGCCTTACTCACACTACTTATTATCGGATCATACTATGTGCTTATCTTTATGAAGGTCGTTGAACATGTTTGCATGATCAAAAAAATCCCTATAAGTAAACTTACTGAAGGAGATTGGATAGTAGAAGATGTCGTTGTTGGGGGAGAACATATCTGTGGACCAAGCGACCTTGGTATTACTGATAAGCAAATTGAGAGACTCAAACAACTCAAAATAAAAGAAATCACCATCAAAGAAGGAATGCCCTTTGTTCCGAGTTTTCTTGTTGCATACATCATCACATTTTATACAGGGCCTTGGTTCGTCACACTCATTAGTGGAGCGCTCTCATGA
- a CDS encoding DUF814 domain-containing protein, with translation MKIKLNLNKSVAQNAQDYFEKAKKARKKLKGALKALEEAKTQLEHARIESEETINAHKQQAVKTKRKKHWFEKFRWFHTSQGHLVIGGRDATTNEIVIKKHLEEGDLVFHTDMAGSPFFVLKLGGDKATPQEIQEVANATLTFSRAFKLGLTTANVFWVTPSQVSKEAQAGEYMAKGAFMIRGKTNYVPCQIDCAIGKCGELLECAPRHALEGRCNQIITIVQGKKRPSEIAKIIKKKLGGDLDDIIRILPSGGMDIR, from the coding sequence ATGAAAATCAAACTAAACCTTAACAAATCGGTTGCTCAAAATGCACAAGACTACTTTGAAAAAGCAAAAAAAGCAAGAAAAAAACTCAAAGGAGCGCTCAAAGCACTCGAAGAGGCAAAAACACAGTTAGAACATGCACGAATTGAATCAGAAGAAACAATAAACGCGCACAAACAACAAGCAGTAAAGACTAAGCGCAAAAAACACTGGTTTGAAAAATTTAGGTGGTTCCACACATCACAAGGACATCTCGTTATAGGAGGACGAGACGCAACCACCAACGAGATCGTTATTAAAAAACATCTTGAAGAAGGAGACCTTGTGTTTCACACAGATATGGCAGGCTCTCCCTTCTTCGTCCTTAAACTTGGGGGAGATAAAGCAACACCGCAAGAAATACAGGAAGTTGCAAACGCAACACTCACCTTCTCACGCGCATTCAAATTAGGACTCACCACTGCAAATGTTTTCTGGGTTACTCCATCACAAGTAAGTAAAGAAGCACAAGCAGGAGAGTACATGGCAAAAGGTGCATTTATGATAAGAGGAAAAACAAACTATGTTCCTTGTCAAATTGACTGTGCTATTGGAAAATGCGGTGAGCTTCTTGAATGCGCGCCACGCCACGCCCTTGAAGGAAGATGCAATCAAATCATCACCATTGTCCAAGGAAAGAAAAGACCCTCTGAAATTGCAAAAATAATAAAGAAAAAACTAGGTGGAGACTTAGATGATATCATTCGC